The nucleotide window AGGAATGCCCGGAATGTCTGGAATGTCAAACAATTCAAATTTATCGCAAAAGACTTCTTTTAAAGCAGGAACGCAGGCAATATCAAACAACATGGGGCGGACAAAAAAGACTTCTTCTATGACAGGTATGCCTGGAATGTGATAAAAGCTATGCTTAAGAGTAATAAATTTAAAATTTAATATTAATATTAAGATGTTATTTAAAATACCGGGGAATACACATATGATAAATAAAATAATAGATTACTGCATAAATAATCAGTTTTTGGTTTTTGTTTTTATGTTATTTCTGGGGCTCGGCGGGGTATATGCCGTTTACAATATAAGGCTTAATGCCCTTCCCGATATAGCGCCTTCAGAAGTTATTATTAAAACGGCGTGGCCGGGACAGCCGCCGAACATAGTCCAACTTCAGGTAACGTATCCTATAGAATCCTCGCTTATTTCCGCTCCAAGAGTAAAAGAGGTAAGAGGAAATTCTATGTACGGCACGTCTTTCGTTACGGTCGTATTTAAAAGAGGGACTTCGTTAGGATGGGCGAGGGCGCAGATACTGACTTATCTTTCTCAGGCAAAAAAACTGCTTCCTCAGGGCGTTTCTCCGGTTTTAAGTCCTTACGCAAACGGAGTGGACTGGGTTTACCAGTATGCGATAATCGACAAAGCCCATAACCAGAGTTTAGCCGATTTATATTCCTATCAGGAGTATTTCCTGAGATATGCCTTAGAAACCGTGCCGGGAGTAGCGCAGGTTGCGACTTACGGCGGCTGGAATAAAGAGTATCAGATTACTATTAATCCGAAAGCGCTTCAGTATTACGATTTATCGCTAACGCAGGTAATTGATAATATAAAATCTTCCAACTCCGATACCGGAGCAAGGGTTATAAACTCTTCGTCCGGAGTCAGTCATTTAATCTACGTCAGAGGTTATCTTCATAATTTAAATCAGATACGAAATATCGTCGTAGGAGAGGCGGCAACACACACGCCTGTTTTGGTCAAAAACATAGGAACGGTTCAATTAGTGCCTGCTTCGAGCCGTTCCATATCGGACTTAAACGGCAAAGGACAGATGCTCGGAGGGGTGGTTATAAAAGACCAGGGTTCCGACACGCTGAAAGTAATCGCCGCCGTAAAGGATAAACTCAAAGAACTTAAAAACTCCCTTCCTAAAGGCGCAAAAATAATAACTACATACGACCAGAGCACGCTTATTCACCGTTCCGTTTCGACGCTTAAAACCACGCTTATTATGATTGTTTTAATAGTCATTTTCGTTATTATGCTTTTCCTGTTTCATTTAAGGTCGTCCTTAGTTATAGTTATAATGATTCCGTTTGCTATTCTCGGGGCATTTTTGCTTATGTATATACTTCACATAAGCGCCAATATAATGTCCCTCTCCGGTATAGCGCTTGCAATAGGCGCAATGACCGATTCGGCGATAGTTATGATAGAAAACTCTCATTCGCATCTGGAAATTTTAGAACGCGCGCCCGAAAAATGCCCGTACGGCGGCATGGAAAATAGGGAAGAGGCGAGAAAACTCTGTATCGTGGATTCGGCTAAAGAGATGGGCAAGCCGCTTTTTTATTCGCTTATTATTATAGCGGTAGGATTTCTGCCTATTTTCTTTTTGACGGGCGAGGTAGGCGCATTGTTCAGGCCGTTAGCATACACTAAAACATTTTCTATGGTTTTTGCGGCGGTCATTTCCGTTATATTCGTGCCTATTCTTATGGTTTATCTGATTAAGGGCAGGATAATGCCTTTAGATAAAAATCCTATAAACAGGTTTTTAGTTTTTTTGTACTCGCCCGTTTTAAAATTCGTAATGAAACATAAAGCCGTATTTCTGATTTTGCTGTTCGCCGTTCTGGCAAGCGGGTATTTTGCATACAGCCGGCTCGGCTCGCAGTTTATGCCGCCCCTAGACGAAGGAACGCTTTTATATATGCCTTCATCGACCCCGGGTTATTCATACACGGATGCGGCGCAACTTTTGCAGATAGAAGACAGGCTCATTAAAAAATTTCCCGAAGTAAAAATGGTTACCGGAAAAGCGGGAAGGGCAAATACGGCTTTCGACCCGTCGCCTTTAAGCATGACCGAAACGACGATTGTTTTAAAAAGAAGAAAATATTGGCCGGCGGGCATGACCGTAAGAAAACTGATAAATAAAATGAATAAAGCGTTAAATATACCCGGCCTCGAAAATGTATGGACCATGCCTATTAAAAACAGGATAGAAATGACGTCTGCCGGTTTAAGAACGCCAATAGGAATAAAAATATACGGTTCTAACGTAAAAACACTGCAAAAGCTGGCGGAGGGAGTTGCGGGAGCCGTTTCCATGGTAAAGGGGACGTTGAGCGCTTATGCCGAAAGGGTTTATAACAGGCCGTATATAGTAATTAAGCCGAATTCCGATGCCATGGGTTTTTACGGAATATCGCTTAAAAGCATAAACGAAGCCATAGACTCCTCTGCGGGCGGCCAGACTATAAGCACTATTTACGATGGATTAGCCCGTTATCCGCTTTCGGTAAGATACCCTTATGCTTATAGAAATAATTTGAAATCACTTGGAAATATACTCGTAAAAACAGACAGTGGATTCGTACCTTTAAAAGAACTTGCATCGATAAAATACGAACTTGGTCCGTCTTTCGTATCTTCGCAGGGAGGAACGCCCGACGACACCGTCGATATAACTTTAAACACGTCCAATATGGTATTATGGGCTAAAAATGCCAAAAAAACGATTAATAAATACGTTAAATTTCCTAAGGGCTATACATATACGATAAGCGGCGAATATAAATCCCTCAAAAGGGCAAATAACAAGCTTATGGTTATAATTCCGATAACGATATTTATTATATTTCTTTTGATATATTTTAATTTTAAATCCATACCGTTATCGCTTTTGGCGCTATTTTCCATACCGTTTGCATTAGTCGGAGCGTTCTGGTATCTCTATCTTATGCATATAACGATGTCAATCGCCGTATGGGTAGGCATCATCGCCGCAATGGGCGTATCTACGGAAATAGGCGTGGTCATGATTTCGATACTGGAACTTACCTTCCATAATTATTACCAAGTCGATGCCGACATAGAGCAGATAGTAATTAAAGGCTCTATAATAAGGCTCCGCCCCGTCGTTATGACGGCGATGTCTATCATTATCGGGCTTCTTCCGGCAATGTTTGCCTACGGCACCGGCGCAAGAATGACGAAGTTCATAGCCTCGCCTATGGTCGGCGGGATGGTCACGGCTACGATACTTAACCTGCTTTTATTGCCGACGTTATATCTTATCTGGAAAAAATGGGAAATCGGGCATATAAATTCTATCGGAAATATTAAATAAATAAATTAAATAAATTTAATATAGAAGCTAATTTAGCAAAAGAAATGGTATTTTATCACTTACTTGGTCGGCAGGTACTTAATTCTGCCCAAAGGCTTAAACTTACCCGACTCTTACAACAAAAATAAAATACTTTAGGTCTGTAAATTTACCAAGTTGACATTTCCAAATAATAAGATATAATAAAATTGTTCTCTTACTAAAATTAAAATTTAAATTACTAACAAAGTCAAAGGAGTCAATTATGAAAGCGATAAAATTTTTAAAAGTTTTTTTAATCGGTTTTATTGTTTTAGGAGTCGGTAGTGCTGGACTTGCGTCTGTTTTTGCCGGAGCGTCTTACGGGGCATCGACCCAAATTACGCGTAAAACGGTAATTAATAACGACGCAAAATTAATAAAGTTATACATAAAGATACTTAACAAAGTCGGCAATAATAAACAGGCGGCGCTAGAAATCGAAAAAAATCTTCAGGTAAGCCCCTCGGGATTAAAGTTATATATGAAAAAAGGCATGGGAGTGGGAGACGCAGTTTTTATAAAATTAATCGAAGACAATACTAACGCCGTAAACAAAGCAGACGTAAAAAACTTTATCAAAGGATATTTGACGGGCAACAATACCCTATCTCAGCTTAACGGCAACGAAGTAAATGTTAAAAATGTAATTAAAGAAATGAACGGCGTGGTTAACTTAAAGGTAGTAAACGAGGTCTATAAAACTGAAACCGGCGTAACCGTTGACCATACCCTGTCTCTTGCGGTCAACACGCCGAACACGACGCATAATTTAAAATTAGAAAATTATATGACTAACGAGAACGGCAATGTTTATAAAACTCATACCTTGCAAAACCAGATGAATCAAGTAAATAACACGCAAAACCAGATGAATCAAGTAAATAACACGCAGCAGCAGATGCAGCAAATGAATAACACGCAGCAGCAGATGCAGCAAATGAATAACACGCAGCAGCAGATTAAACAAACTAATAATATGCAGCAGCAGATGATGGGCAGGTAATTAATTAAAATTTTATATAAACGATATAAATGCAAGCTAAGTGCAAAAATACCTAAGTATAATTGTAATTTAGTTTGCATTTTTTTTTGTAAAATAAAAAGGAGGATATTCGGCAATGGTAAGAAAAATAAAAGTATTAAATATCGTTTTTTTTGTTTTTGCTTTTTTAATAATTTCCGTAAATGTCAATATATCTAAATCGTTTGGCGCTTCCAGCTTGCAGATAGGAACGGGTTATAATGAAACATGGGGCAAATACGGCACGAACTATAACACATCCTTAATTTATATTCCGCTTAATATAAATTATTACCCGGATAAAACCTTTAATTTTCAAGCTACGATACCGTATATGCAGGTTCGTAAGCAAACATCTACGGTGTTGGTCAACAATATACCCGTTCAAAAAGCGGGCGCTTCGACTTCGACCACCGAAAGCGGTTTGGGAGATATAGTTTTGACCGGAAATTATAACATTACAAATCAGGCGGTAAACCCTTCCCTTCCGACCTTAACGGCAACGGTTTTCGTTGACCTGCCCACGGCCAGCGAATCTAACGGCTTGGGAACGGGAAAGGCAAATTACGGTTTTCAATTGGGTGTTACGCAGTTAATAAAATCTTATTTTTATTTTATAAACGGCGGATATACAGTTTTAGGCAAACCCTCGGACATTACCAGCCTTACTAACCCTTTTTCCGCATATGCAGGCGCGGGTAAATTAATCACGAAGGACATCTCTATCGCCGTATCGGGAGCATGGTCGCAGGCAATTATATCGGGAACGCACGATACTGTAACTGGAAACCTGTCCGTAATTTATACGATGGTAAAAAATAATACGATAGGTGTTACTTATATAAAAGGTTTTACAAACGAAAGCCCATCTCAGGGAATAATGCTAAGCTATTCGCTTATGTTTTAAATTCAGTTCAAAAGGCTTAAAATTTTAATTTGATGTATTAACAAAATTGTTAATAAATTTAACTTTAAAGCGCTAATAAATTTTTTTTATAAATTAAAGCCTAATATTGTTGATTTGCTCCTTAAATTGCACCGGTAAGTTCGGTATTTTTTTTATTTTTTATTATAACTATATTTAGTTTATAAGCACCAAAAAAATCTTATGGAATTCCGGCATTTACCAAAAAGTACCACTTTACCTGCGCCGTATGTCATACCGCCCTTTCGAACCTTAATCCGTTCGGAAGGCGGTATGAATAAACGGCTTCAGACTGCCAGACACGAACGGGATGGCTGCGGATGTAACCCAAATTATCATGGATTGAGCCCTGCAAATCCATGGCCAATACCTCTTTCTATTGATATAACAATTAGTTATCAGTATTACACTAATGAACGTTCATTCAAGCACCGACAGTTTTTCGGGGCACGTGATGTTCGACGCGGGCGGCGAGTTTTATATTATTGAGGAATTTAAATAAACAATAAATGTAGCGGAGAATAAGATGCTCCGCTACATTTATTGTTACCAAAAAATTATATAAAAACTTAACATTTTCCATACAATATACGAGCTCATGTCAGAATTATTTGAGGGGGAATATTTATGAAAATTTCAAAGAATTCGGAATGCGAAGAATGTAAAGTTTCAGGGGCGGCGGGCGGAGGAGATTTAGAAAAAGCTTCTCCGACTTCATATACTGCCGATAATGCCGTCGTTTACACCTGCCCTATGCATCCCGAGGTAAGGCGGGCGGAGCCGGGAAACTGTCCGATATGCGGAATGGCTCTCGAACCTGTCATTCCGGTTGCGGCCGCAGCTAAAACGGAGTGGGTTTGCCCTATGCACCCGCAAATCGTCAGGGATGCCCCTGGAAACTGTCCGATATGCGGAATGGCGCTCGAACCGAGGGCAGGTTCTTTGGAAGAAGAAAAAAATCCAGAGCTCATAAACATGACGAGGCGTTTCTGGGTAAGCGCGGTTCTGACCGCCCCGGTTCTATATATTGCTATGAGCGTATATATTCCGGAAATATCAGTCGAAAATATTCTTCCTCTTCACATAGTGGAATGGATTGAGCTTATACTTGCTACCCCGGTAGTTTTATGGGGCGGATGGCCTTTTTTCGTCAGAGGTGTAAAATCCATAATAAACCGCAGTCCTAATATGTTTACTTTAATAAGTCTGGGTGTAGGCGTCGCATATATTTACAGTCTTGCGGCGGCGCTTACTCCGCGGATATTTCCAGCGTCTTTCAGAGGCAGGGGCGGGCAGGTGGATACGTATTTTGAAGCTGCTGCTTTTATAGTAACGCTTGTACTTCTCGGTCAGATGCTCGAACTTAAGGCTCGCAGTAAAACCGGAGCGGCAATTAAAGCGCTGTTGGGACTTGCTCCTAAAACGGCTCGGCTGATAAAAGGAGATAAAGAAGAGGATGTTCCTTTAAACGACGTCAAATCCGGCGATTTGCTCCGCGTCCGTCCGGGAGAAAAGATACCCGTCGATGGAACGGTAACCGAAGGAACAAGTTCCGTCGATGAATCTATGGTTACGGGAGAATCGATTCCCGTGGAAAAACATAAGGGGGATAAAGTAATAGGCGCCACCCTTAATGGAACGGGGTCGCTTATTATGACGGCAGAGAAAGTAGGTGCGGACACACTGCTTTCGAGAATTGTTCAGATGGTTTCCGAAGCGCAGAGAAGCCGCGCTCCTATCCAGAAACTCGCGGACATTGTCGCGGCATATTTTGTCCAGATAGTAGTGGCGGTCGCCGTTTTAACTTTTATTATATGGGCGCTTGTCGGTCCGGAGCCGAGAATGGCGCTTGCTCTCGTCAACGCCGTCGCCGTGCTGATAATAGCCTGCCCCTGCGCATTAGGGCTTGCAACGCCTATGTCTATAATGGTAGCCACGGGAAAAGGAGCGACGGGGGGCGTGCTTTTTAAAAATGCCGAGGCGATAGAAATTATGAGGAAGGTGGATACTTTAGTCGTGGATAAGACCGGAACTCTCACCGTCGGCAAGCCGAAATTAGCCGAAGTATTTGCGGCGAACGGATTTGACGAAAAGGAAATATTATATTTTGCTTCAAGCATAGAAAAAGGGAGCGAACATCCCCTTGCGGCGGCTATAGTTGCAGGAGCGGTCGAAAAAGAGATTAATCCGGGTAAAATGGAATCGTTTGAGTCGTTCACGGGAAAGGGCGTTACCGGCAGGATAGAGGGACGGAGCGTTGCTCTCGGTAACCGCCTGCTCCTCGACGACCTGAAAATAGACCATGAAAATTTAGACTTAAAAGCCGAAGAAATGAGGCGGGAAGGGAAAACCGCAATGTTTATGGCTGTTGACGGAAAAGCCGCCGGACTCATAGGCGTAGCAGACCCCATAAAAGATACTACTTTTGAGGCTGTAAAACGGCTTCATGAAGAAGGCATCCGCATAGTTATGCTTACGGGGGACAACCGGACTACTGCCGAGGCCGTCGCCGGAAAGCTCGGCATAGACGAGGTCGTCAGCGAGGTATTGCCCGACCAGAAAGCCGGGGCGGTAAAAAGGTTTCAATCTCAAGGAAGAATAGTCGCGATGGCGGGAGACGGAGTAAACGATGCACCCGCCCTCGCGCAAGCGCAGGTCGGCATTGCAATGGGAACCGGTACCGACGTGGCTATGGAAAGCGCAGGCGTAACGCTTGTTAAGGGCGACTTAATGGGCATAGTCAGGGCAAGGCGCCTAAGCAGGGCGACTATGCGCAATATAAAGCAGAATCTTTTCTTTGCTTTTATTTATAATACGGCAGGCATCCCTATTGCGGCGGGGGTGCTTTATCCCTTCTTCGGGATTCTACTCAGCCCCGCTATAGCGGCGGCGGCTATGAGCTTCAGCTCGGTATCCGTGGTGAGCAATGCCCTAAGACTAAGAAGGTCTAAATTGTAAAGTATATAAATAAATCTCTTAATGTAAATTTGGATATTATTTTTTTTTGGTATATAATAAAAATAAATTTAAAACTTTTTTGTTAGTCAATTTATTATATGTATATTAACTGAATAATTACGGGAGTCAGGTCGGCTTCCCCATAAGAAAATTCTCTGGATTATACATAATTTACATTATTTACATTTTGTAAAAATGTAAATAAAACTAACTTTTAATCAGAGGAATAACTTATGGGAACGCTGATTTATTATATATCCGGTTCTATATGGGGATTGTTTACGGGATTCGTATTTTCTACGGTCGGAGCTGCTGGCGGAATACTTGCAAGCTTTGGATTTATTACCGTTTTGCATATCCATGCCGCCAATTCCGTGAAAGTAATGAGCCAGATTCTTGTTATCGTATCCCCTGTCGTCGCACTTCCTTTATATTTAAGGCAGGATAGGGTTAAACAGATAAGAAGCATCTTGTTTTATCTCGGCTTTATTATAGCCGCAGGCGCTATTATCGGCGCTTTATCAGGCTCATGGTTTTCAAAGAGCTATCTTTCCGAACTTAAATCATTTAAATACCTCTTCGGGTATCTGACGTTTTTAGTCGTCGCATTAATGGTTTATAATATTTTAAAGCAGAGAAAGAAAAAACCGGAGGAGTGTAAAAAAGAATTCGGAGCGGATACCGCATCTGCAGCGGAAAACGGCAAGCTCAATATTCCTTCGGTATTAAAATTTTCAGTCAAGAAAATAGATTTTATGTGTATAAATAGAGATTACTCCGTTAAGCCAGTCGTTTTATTTGCGGCAGGGTTTTTTATAGCGGTAATATCGTCTATTTTCGGCGTTGGAGGCGGATTCTTAATCGTTCCGTTTTTGACGGACGTTATCGGCGTTCCCGTTTTTTTGGCGGCGGGAATAAGCATTCTTGTGGTTTTAATTTCATCCTTAACAAGCGTGTCTAATTATATAAGAATGGGAGTGCCGGTTATAGTTCCCGTCCTTTCGGCGACCTTAGCCGGCGTTATAATAGGTTCGATAGCAGGACCTAAAATTTCCCGGCATTTAAACGAAAAAATTTTAAAATACGTTCTTATGGTGCTGTTAGTTTTTGTAGGCGTATTTTACGTTTTTAAACCGTGAGTGCTTGCAAATAAATCTCAATTTTATTACTATTAAAGGGAGGAAGAAAAAATGGAACCCGTCGAAATAAAAATTATTACAAAATGTCCGCCGCACGGAAGATGCAAAATGTATTCTTCCGTCCTGTGGCTTATCATTTCCACTTTTAAAAACGTTAAAATTTCTATAATTCCATCGGACTATAAAGATAAAAACGACCCAGACGGACCTTGCGTGATAATAAAAGGCAGGGTCGTAGAGCCGTCAAATACAGTCTATGTTTCGGGGGAAGATTTTATAACTGCATTAAAGGAAGCCGGAGCCGTTGCATATGAAGGGATTAATCCCGACGTTTCCGCATTTGACGAGATAATAGAAAAATGTATAAATTAAACTAAGTTAAGAAGCAATCGTAGCATAAATTATTTTATTTAAAAAATTTTAAAGGGAAATTGAAATGAATAATATATCAGGAGAATCTTGCGCCGAACTGGAACAGGAACACAAATCCAATTGCTTAATATGCGGCCATCCCCTTGAATATCTGTCGTCCTCAGTTGACTTGACCTGCTTTTACTGCGGCAAAAAAGAAAAGGGGAGTATAGTTTGTTCGTCGGATAGGTCTCATTACGTCTGCGACGACTGCCACAATCTATCCTCTTTTAATTATATAAAAGATTTTATATTATCCACAAGCGCTAAAAATCCTTTTGAAATTACACTCGATATTTTAAATAATCCAAGCGTTACGGTGCCTATGTTAGGATGCCACCATGCTTATATTTTAACGGGTGCGGTTTTAGCTTCGTTAAAAAACAGGGGATACGTGCATATTTCCGAAGCCGATATCGAAGAAGCGTTTTACAGGCTCTCGAAGCAGGCTGTAGGAGGCTACTGCGGCTTAAGCGGCGTTTGCGGCATAGTTCCTGCGGGCGGTATCGTATATTCGGTTTTAACCGGTTCAGTTTGCGGCAAAGATAAAGAACAAAAAATAACCATGAAGATTACGGCTCTTCTTTCCAAAGCCGTGTTTGATTTAACGGGACCTTCGTGCTGTAAAGCCTATCTTTTTAAGGCGCTGGAGATACTCTCCGCATCCTTCTATGAAGATTTTAACTTTCTTTTAATAGATAACGACGTTAATATTGCGTGCAGTTTCAAGGAACTGCACCCGCACGGATGCATTGGAGAAAAATGCCCTTATTATGCCGGTTCTTATAACATTAGCGTTGAAAAGTTAAAAGAAAATTTGAAAGATACGGCTATAATATCCCATGAAACCGTTCCTATCGAGATAAATTTAAAGTTAAATAAATCAGACCTTGAAAGCGGCGGCAATATACCCGCCGCTCCATGCTGAAAGTGATATGCCTTAAGTTTTAAGGCTGATATGAAAATCTATCTTATTCATCGATTACGACTATTTTATTTTTAGATTTTAAACCTGTTTTTATGGTAATTTTATTTTTAGGCGTGTCGTAAATTTCGGCGATTTTTCTTATGACCGCTTCGTTTGCTTTATTCTCTACCGGACGTTCCTTTATTGAAATTTTCAGCGTTCCGTCGTCTAATATTTTATAGCCTTCGATTTTTGAACCCGTTTTTACCGCAACCGAAATTTTTTTTTGCATAAAAAAATGTTGTATCTGCTATAGTCTGAATTGAAATATAGCGTTAACCAGCTATATCTTTTTTCATTCGCTCAAATTCTTCTTTCGTTATTTCGCCTTTGGCGTATCTTTTGTTTAATATGTCCACTGCGGATTCCGAGCGGCTGTCCTTCGTATAATGCCTGTCGTCGTCGTGGTAATGCCAGTCGTGTCCGTTTCCGCCGCATCCGCCGATAAAACCGCCGCGCCAGAAAATCATTAAGACTATAAGCAACATAACTATTATCCCGATAATCGGAAATATCCACATTCCGCTTCCCCAAAAAAAGTAAGGCATCATATTATTTTCTCCTTAAGTAAATATTACATTTTCGACAGTTTTTCTATTATTGCCCGGTATATTTATATAATACCATATTTCGGCGCTTTATCAAGATTAATCGATATAAATAAAATTTGTAATTTATATTTATGATAAATTTTGCTTGACATAATATTATTCAAGGTATACTATATAAATAACTACTTATATAAGTCCTAATTTATACGATAGGGAGGTGATGAGTATTACGGAAAAAGTTTCTCAGGTCTTTAAATTATTGAGCGATACTAACAGGGTAAAAATATTATTTTCATTAGAAAGCGGCTCCCGCACGGTTTCCCAGATTATCGAAGTTACGGGGATGTCGCAACCCTTAGTATCGTTTCATCTTAGAGCGTTGCGCGAAGCCGGCTTTATTAAAACTTTGCGCAAATCTACATTTGTTATCAACGAATTGTGCGACGACGAATTGATTAATCTAATAAGAAAATTTGAAAAATACGGGGGCGGCAATAAAGAAAACGCGGTTTCTAAATTTCCGTGTCCTTGCGAATAATTGTTAAATTAAAAAATACAAACTAATTAAAAATAAGGAGATAATTTTATGGGATGCAAAAACGAAACGAATAGCAGTGTAAAAAACGGTAAGACGCCGGAGGATAATAACGACAATGGCGGACGGGAAGCAGGGCAAAACGAAGGTATGGGTCAGATGAAAGCAGGTATGAAAACGGGAATGGGGATGAGGAATAGAATGATGGGAGGAATGGGGATGGGCGCTATGATGCCTCCTATGGCTAAAAGAATGATGGGAGAAGCTCAAACCATGGCAGAAGTGAACGAAGAAGCAGGTCCGATTAAAACGGGAATGGGCATGATGAATAAGATGATGGGCAAAATGAAAGACGAAAATTTCAATCCCATGGAAATGTGCAGACGTATGGAGGAATCTGTTGCGACGACTGCAGAAATAGCAGGTCTTGCAACGCCGGAAGTACGCGCCCTATTTGAAGACTGGGCTTCGGAAGTCGAAAAAGAGATATTAACCGTCATCAAAGAAGAAGGTCAAATAAATCCCCTATCTATCGCCCAAAAATTTAAAATATCGGAGGACAGCGCTTTATATTTTATAAGCAAATTAGTACGCGATAAAAAAATAAAAGTAAATGCCGAATTTGCGGATGAAACGTTAAATGAGCAAACTGCCCAAACAGGTGAGGCAGACGCTAAAACTAAAGGCGATGTCACCGGGGAATCTTCGCAAGCCGCAAATACGGAATGCGCCGGAGGCGTATGTTCCGTGGACACTGCCGCGGCAGAAACGAAGAAAACACGGCAGAAGTAGGTTCAAAATTTTAA belongs to Candidatus Acidulodesulfobacterium acidiphilum and includes:
- a CDS encoding efflux RND transporter permease subunit — its product is MLFKIPGNTHMINKIIDYCINNQFLVFVFMLFLGLGGVYAVYNIRLNALPDIAPSEVIIKTAWPGQPPNIVQLQVTYPIESSLISAPRVKEVRGNSMYGTSFVTVVFKRGTSLGWARAQILTYLSQAKKLLPQGVSPVLSPYANGVDWVYQYAIIDKAHNQSLADLYSYQEYFLRYALETVPGVAQVATYGGWNKEYQITINPKALQYYDLSLTQVIDNIKSSNSDTGARVINSSSGVSHLIYVRGYLHNLNQIRNIVVGEAATHTPVLVKNIGTVQLVPASSRSISDLNGKGQMLGGVVIKDQGSDTLKVIAAVKDKLKELKNSLPKGAKIITTYDQSTLIHRSVSTLKTTLIMIVLIVIFVIMLFLFHLRSSLVIVIMIPFAILGAFLLMYILHISANIMSLSGIALAIGAMTDSAIVMIENSHSHLEILERAPEKCPYGGMENREEARKLCIVDSAKEMGKPLFYSLIIIAVGFLPIFFLTGEVGALFRPLAYTKTFSMVFAAVISVIFVPILMVYLIKGRIMPLDKNPINRFLVFLYSPVLKFVMKHKAVFLILLFAVLASGYFAYSRLGSQFMPPLDEGTLLYMPSSTPGYSYTDAAQLLQIEDRLIKKFPEVKMVTGKAGRANTAFDPSPLSMTETTIVLKRRKYWPAGMTVRKLINKMNKALNIPGLENVWTMPIKNRIEMTSAGLRTPIGIKIYGSNVKTLQKLAEGVAGAVSMVKGTLSAYAERVYNRPYIVIKPNSDAMGFYGISLKSINEAIDSSAGGQTISTIYDGLARYPLSVRYPYAYRNNLKSLGNILVKTDSGFVPLKELASIKYELGPSFVSSQGGTPDDTVDITLNTSNMVLWAKNAKKTINKYVKFPKGYTYTISGEYKSLKRANNKLMVIIPITIFIIFLLIYFNFKSIPLSLLALFSIPFALVGAFWYLYLMHITMSIAVWVGIIAAMGVSTEIGVVMISILELTFHNYYQVDADIEQIVIKGSIIRLRPVVMTAMSIIIGLLPAMFAYGTGARMTKFIASPMVGGMVTATILNLLLLPTLYLIWKKWEIGHINSIGNIK
- a CDS encoding copper-translocating P-type ATPase, whose protein sequence is MHPEVRRAEPGNCPICGMALEPVIPVAAAAKTEWVCPMHPQIVRDAPGNCPICGMALEPRAGSLEEEKNPELINMTRRFWVSAVLTAPVLYIAMSVYIPEISVENILPLHIVEWIELILATPVVLWGGWPFFVRGVKSIINRSPNMFTLISLGVGVAYIYSLAAALTPRIFPASFRGRGGQVDTYFEAAAFIVTLVLLGQMLELKARSKTGAAIKALLGLAPKTARLIKGDKEEDVPLNDVKSGDLLRVRPGEKIPVDGTVTEGTSSVDESMVTGESIPVEKHKGDKVIGATLNGTGSLIMTAEKVGADTLLSRIVQMVSEAQRSRAPIQKLADIVAAYFVQIVVAVAVLTFIIWALVGPEPRMALALVNAVAVLIIACPCALGLATPMSIMVATGKGATGGVLFKNAEAIEIMRKVDTLVVDKTGTLTVGKPKLAEVFAANGFDEKEILYFASSIEKGSEHPLAAAIVAGAVEKEINPGKMESFESFTGKGVTGRIEGRSVALGNRLLLDDLKIDHENLDLKAEEMRREGKTAMFMAVDGKAAGLIGVADPIKDTTFEAVKRLHEEGIRIVMLTGDNRTTAEAVAGKLGIDEVVSEVLPDQKAGAVKRFQSQGRIVAMAGDGVNDAPALAQAQVGIAMGTGTDVAMESAGVTLVKGDLMGIVRARRLSRATMRNIKQNLFFAFIYNTAGIPIAAGVLYPFFGILLSPAIAAAAMSFSSVSVVSNALRLRRSKL
- a CDS encoding sulfite exporter TauE/SafE family protein encodes the protein MGTLIYYISGSIWGLFTGFVFSTVGAAGGILASFGFITVLHIHAANSVKVMSQILVIVSPVVALPLYLRQDRVKQIRSILFYLGFIIAAGAIIGALSGSWFSKSYLSELKSFKYLFGYLTFLVVALMVYNILKQRKKKPEECKKEFGADTASAAENGKLNIPSVLKFSVKKIDFMCINRDYSVKPVVLFAAGFFIAVISSIFGVGGGFLIVPFLTDVIGVPVFLAAGISILVVLISSLTSVSNYIRMGVPVIVPVLSATLAGVIIGSIAGPKISRHLNEKILKYVLMVLLVFVGVFYVFKP
- a CDS encoding DUF167 domain-containing protein gives rise to the protein MQKKISVAVKTGSKIEGYKILDDGTLKISIKERPVENKANEAVIRKIAEIYDTPKNKITIKTGLKSKNKIVVIDE
- a CDS encoding SHOCT domain-containing protein, with product MMPYFFWGSGMWIFPIIGIIVMLLIVLMIFWRGGFIGGCGGNGHDWHYHDDDRHYTKDSRSESAVDILNKRYAKGEITKEEFERMKKDIAG
- a CDS encoding ArsR family transcriptional regulator, whose translation is MSITEKVSQVFKLLSDTNRVKILFSLESGSRTVSQIIEVTGMSQPLVSFHLRALREAGFIKTLRKSTFVINELCDDELINLIRKFEKYGGGNKENAVSKFPCPCE